CCTGGAAGGGTAAACCTAATAGGTAATTTCATACTTTGTGTGGCATGTGTTGTATACTGATTGCATTATTGTATATGCTCCATCTATTTTGTATCTGTTGAATAAATACAGTGTATACCCATATATCCTCTGGAGATAATAGTAGTTCTGCCAGTGGGTGTTCTTAATATTTTGACCttgtttcaaagtaaaacatttgTGGTAATATTATGATTTTGTTTGCAGCTTTTATCCAGGAATTTTTTTAGTGGTACCAGTCAAACACGGTCTGTCACATacgttttttcatatttgtcacattaacAGGTGAACATATTGATTACTGTGGCTATTCTGTGCTTCCAATGGCCATCGAGCAGAATATCCTCACAGCTGTGTCACTGAACGATTCAGGGAAGATCCAGCTGGCCAACGCAAATCCTAAATACAAGTGAGATGTGAACACTTATAGTAACGGccccaaatatatattttttgtttgtttgtttttggcctgtGTAATTTATTCAATGGTAGCTGTACATTATGAGTGTGTGTTCTCAGAAAGCTTGTTGTTTGTCATTATACAGGGATTTCAGTGTGTCGTGTTCAGAGGAAATTGCCATAGATAGAGACGATCCACAGTGGtattattattttctctgtGGGGTTAAAGGTATTCAGGTAAGCTTTGTGATGAGTTCTATACTCTTAAATTATGGAATGGCAAAAAATGAACACTATAACATGTACTAAATGCGTCATAAGTCGTAACATGatacatttagatttttttttctttcaggagAAGTTTGGGCTAAACAATTTAGCGGGGATGTCCTGTGTCGTAGATGGAACGATCCCTCCGAGCTCCGGCCTGTCCAGTTCTAGTGCCTTAGTTTGTTGTTCTGGCCTCGTAACAATGGAGGCAAACCAAAAGTCCCTCTCCAAGGTGAAGCTTCTTTGTAACCAAACCAAAAACATGTATTAATTTCTTTTGTTAATAGTCAAAAATGATGCTTTCAACAGGTAATGAACAATTAATCACAAAGAATATGACTCCTAATCCATATTGTCTTTTAATTTGTTATAATGTGAATCCTCATGAGTTAGACATTCTCCTGGATTTGTTGCTTAAACAAGGAAAACTTTGTATTTCACCAGGTGGCTCTTGCGGAGATTTGTGCCAAAAGCGAGCGATACATTGGCACAGAGGGAGGAGGCATGGACCAGTCAATTTCATTCCTGGCAGAGGCAGGGACTGTATGTAGCCCGACCGCCATTGACCTGTGTTTAACGAATATGGCACATCTAAAATAcactaaataaacaaattataaCTTCAGTATTGCTGGCTAAACTTTTTGAATTGTCTGCCAGGCAAAGCTGATCGAGTTCCAGCCCCTGCGTGCTACCGATGTCAAACTCCCTGATGGTGCCGTGTTTGTGATTTCCAACTGCTGCGTGGAGATGAACAAAGCTGCTTCTTCTCACTACAACATCCGTGTGGTGGAGTGTCGGATTGCCACAAAGGTGCTATTTGTTGCCATGATGCATTCCTGAAATATCTGTTAtatatgttgttttgtttcccgaggttcAATTTAATATTGAATTTAGTTTGACTCGTGTGCTCTTTCAAAGGCAACGGAGCACAACATTTAACCCAAGAACACAGCGATGAACAGCCTCACGCTTcgctttaaactttaaacatgTGTGATAAGTTTGTAATATTCAAAGTTAACATCACGGTGGATGTGTACTCAGATGCTGGCCCAGGCGCGGGGTGTGGACTCGAGCAGGCTGTTGAAGCTGGCTCATGTTCAGATGGAGCTGAAGGCCTCCCTGGAGGAGATGCTGGCTCTGGTGGCCGAGGTGCTGCATCCTGAGCCTTACAGCCGAGAGGAGATATGCAAGGTGCTGGGCATCACCTCGGAGCAGTTTTCAACAGAGCTGCTCAGCGCTAATACTCAGGACAGTAAGTAAAACCTTTATTTAGGTGAACTAAATTTCCAGCCAACCAAATTCTTCTACCCGAGTGAAATGAgctacatttctttctttcagaacatttttcttgtaaatacTAAGCAACtcttaatatagtattttctGCTGATAGTCAAGTATTTGGTTATTCCATcacattagatttttttttttcatttccagttTCATGAAAACAGGTTTAAGATTAAGGGTTTTGCTGGAACACTTTTCCTGTTATTTTTCTCAGCGACGCAGTTCAAGCTTCACCAACGAGCCAAACATGTGTACGGGGAAGCTGCACGAGTCCTGCAGTTTAAGAGCGTGTGTGACTCTGAACCCACCGATGCCACGCGGCTACTGGGAGAGCTGATGAACCAAAGCCACGCAAGCTGCAGAGACCTCTACGAGTGCAGCTGCCCTGAACTGGACCAATTAGTTGATATCTGCCTGTGAGTACTGCAAACTAACCCACTACTGCACAGCCTGGGAGAGAAACCTGGATGTTATCCAATGAATGTTTAGAGGTATTTAGGTTcatttaccaaaaaaaagatctcaattaataaaaatgcacaatgcaaactataatataataactataactATAATCTAGTTTGCATACAGTCTCTCATGTGTCCCAGTTCTAATTATAAAAGACAAtcaattaatcaagtgcatCAGAATAGCAGAACCAGGCTGCTACTTGCCCTCTCAGTTCCTTTGGAAGCAGTAAGGATGGACTTAGTCATTCAAGGGCTGTATGATTTCTACTCGTGTTAGCATTAGCTCTTTGCTGAGTGCTTACAGTAAGTAGAACCTCACACCACTAGCATGACTGTAGATGTACGTGCAACTCCTTCCTCACATCTTTCCTAGAGGAATAATAGTATTAAAGTGTCATACTTAGCACTATACTGAAATatgttgtctttttgttttttctcgtGGTTGCAGGAAGTCAGGGGCTGTGGGTTCCCGCCTGACAGGAGCAGGGTGGGGAGGCTGTGCCGTTTCCATGGTTCCCAGTAAAAAGGTGGAGTCTTTCTTACAAGCTGTTAGAGAAGAATACTACCTCCCTGATCCACGCAGGGCAGCGATGGAAAAACAAAGTCTGTTTGTGTCAAAGCCAGGTGGTGGAGCTGCAATTTTCCTCGAGGAGTGATCTTCATAATCCATTTCTGATTTTATACTGCagtcattcagtttcagtttcagaAATAAATGGGTTTTTCTTGCACTTGTGACTAATGATATGATGACTGATAAATTTACCTTTTTCTTCTATATAGATCATGCTGGAAAATAAGGGCCAAAATTTGCTTCCGGGGTGCATTCaaacatgttcttttttttattatgttctaATGTAAGATTTTGTTGAGAAGTCATTGTCTGTCTGCACATTTTTCtcataaacaaaaagaaagcaaatgtgagaacaacaacaacaaccaaaacaaaCTTGTGCTGTATAAAATTCATCTATATTAAATTTTCAGACACTAACATTAAAAGGCAAACAAAACCCTCTCTCCATGTGCATCAATGGAAACGCAGACTGTTGGGGTTGTAAGTGTATTAAAGACATTCAAAAGGCTCAAATGCTGGATGTTAACTTCTGCACAGTAACATTTTTTACTTCACAAAAGAGCAGAGATTGTTGGAGGCTTAGAGGTCTATGCATCATATATCATATGCAAaagaaatgggggggggggggggtgtttcgTAGGACATAAAAGTGGCCCCTTTTACATGTTATTCGTgtaaaatgataataaaaaattaaGTATGAATCAAGTAAATGGTTAAAATGCAAATCCAAATAAGTTTGTGAGCGAGGCAAGAGATGGTTTGGAGATGTGGAGGAGAGAGTGGTTATTTTATAATAtgaagctgccaggcaggaggaaacgAGGAAGCAGGTTCATGGATGTGGTGGAGGAGGACATGCAggggggttggtgtgacagaggaagaTATTAAGGATAggctgagatggaggcagataatCTGTGGTGACCCCTAATGAAAGCAGTCGAAAGAAGAAGAACACTATGTGAGGGTTTTCAGCTAGGGGTATATCTCATTCTTTCCTTATGAATCCATCAATGGCAAAATGCTCAAACGCCTTTATTATATCATATTTTACCTGGCCTGTGTTTGCATCTCTTTTATGAACTACTTCAAAAAACCGATGGTTTAAgtaattttttacatttaaaacttcTCCACTTATTCGATGTTTCTTTGACGTATGATCAAACCTCCCTTATTTCCATATGTCTTACTCAAGCCATGCATTTCAGTTTTACTTTGTCCTTAAATATACTCAGGCCAAATCAGagatgaaatattaaatagaaaaGAACCGTCTTTAACAGAAATTATTAAAGGCACAGCACAGGGCAATGGATCTCAGAGCAGTGTCATTGTGGCATGCTATATGCcacaaactgtaaaatatattaaaagtttaaaatctgTAATTTATTGTGCTTATCATCCTATTCAGCAGCATTAGTTCAGCATTTACAATACTTATTTAAGTATTGGATGTATGTTAAGACGAAAGTGTGTTTCAGTGCATAGTTTTTAAAGATGATGCTTTTTGTACTTGTGGCCAGGGCGATCTTCCCTTTTGTAATTTACAAGCCCAGCCCTAAAAGAGTTGGGGCATTGTGTaagatgtaaataaaaacagaatgcgaTGATCTGTGAATCTCACAAACCCACACGATAAAACCTAGAAAGCATGTCAAATGattaaactgagacattttactgtttgatgaaaaacattgtttcaatttgatgacagcaacataTTTCAGAAAAGTTGGGGCAACAAAAGTGTGGCTAATTAGGTTGAATAAGATGATTGGATATGAAAAAAACTGTATACAAATTGTGGAAAATTTTCAGGATAATGTTCCTTGATGTAATATCGCAAAGACTTTGAATGTCTCATCATCTACAGTACATTATATCATCAaaagattcagagaatctggagaaatctctgtgcgcaGGGGGTGAGGCCAAAAATTCTGCCACAGAAATCACTGCACAGTTTCAGAAATCATTGTGTGAGAACACAGTTCACTGTGCCATCGATAAATGTGAACACGATCTAGAAACGCTGCCATCTCCTCTGGGATATATTAAACTAGAGTGGGACAATATCCCAAAAGTTCAGCAGCTGGtcagttcccagatgtttaAGGACAGATGCTACATTGTGATAAAGATGGCCATGTCCCAGCTTTTTTGAGATGTGTTGATGGCATCAAATtgaaaatcaaatgtttttcttcaaatgtttcctGAGTTTAAACATCTGATAAGTTTTCTGTGGTGTATTGTGAATACACTATGGGCGTGTGAGATTTGCAAGTGATTGCCATTCTGCCGttgtttacattttatacatcgttctgactttttggggaactgggtttgtttttattgcacaaaggTTTGTTTGGTAACAGCTAAAAGTACTGAAAGGTCTTTATTAATCAGAAGAGGACATGCCATTATAATGGTACAAAACTGAGGTCAAACTGGGTTATTTCTGAGCAACTATAAATGTTTCTTTAACTTTCGCAATTCATGCAAATATTGTCATGAGTGTTAGAGTGAGAGTTTGCCAGTTTCTTTGTTCGTTTGGGAGTGGTTCCTTCGTTTAATTATGTTTTGGCTGGCATTTATAACATTCAGTGTTCGCACAACtcacactttaaaaaacaaaaataactgaGGTACATTTGTGTAGCTGATTTGAGCAAAGATTCACCCAAAATTGTGCTTGGTCTGCAGGATCCATGCATACGGTACCCTTTACTCTATGCAGCGTCTTAAACGTCGAGTTCAGTCTCCGTGCTTTTTTTGCTTCAAGTCTGTATTGCACTGTTGCTGCTTTCTGGTGCTCCACCTTCACTTTCAGGTGAGGCACAGGAAACTTCATTTTTCCTCTTTAACATGCTTTCTATCCAGCTGGAGCTGTGGCTTTGTGCTGTTCTTTCAGGGGAGCAAAGTGAAGAGACTGTGCTCCTCCTCATGTTTTTGCCTGAGGTAATCAGCTCGCCGAAGCCTTGTTGGTGGGAGAAGGCGTAGGCAGAGCGGCGGGAGCTTGTCCTGCGTACTCGCCTCAGGTTCTGTTCCTGAGGTCCTTGTTTCTTCCTGGACTGTTGGAGACGACGAACCTGCGGAAATACATCATGGAAAAGTGTGTAAATACACAACACGtgtattaaatataaaaagtcCCCAATGTATAAAGCAAAGACCTAAATCTAATTTAGAacgtacaaaatatttattacCAAAGtatacactatattgccaaaaggaGGGATTAATATGATGTCACTTCACCCTTCTCAGCTATAACAGCTTGAACTATCTGGGAAGACTGTCCACAAGGTTTAGCGATGTTTATGGGAATCTTTGGCCATTCTTCCAGATGCACATTTGTAAGGTCAGACATTGATGTTTGAGAAGAAAGCTTGGCTCACAGTCTccactctaattcatcccaaacaTGTTATGTCAGGTGGaggtgcaggccagtcaagttatTCCACACCAAACTGgatcatccatgtctttataaAACTACTTTGTGCACTGGCATGCAGTCATGTTGTAACAGGAAGGGGCCGTCTCCAAACggttcccacaaagttgggagcGTGAAATTGCCCAAAATGTCTTTGtgtgctgaagcattaagagttcctttaACTGGAACTAAAGGGCTGAGCCCAACACCAGAGAGCCCAACACCAAACTTTATACTTAAATTTATACCCTCAGATAAGTGCTGTTCTCCTGGCAACAGCATCAAGCATCACCCCAGTGTGTGTTACACCACTGCCTTTCACAAGGGTCTAAAAACTGTCCTTAAGCAAATCTGAAGGCAACATGAAGCTTGGAGGTCTGTAGCGATTGATTCTGCAGAAAGTTGGTGACATCTGCGCAGTATGTGCCTCTGCATCCGCTGACCCTGCTCCGTTTTACGTGGCCTAGCTCtttgtggctgagttgctgtttccatcacttccactttgttataaaaTTATATAACATGTATAACATTATAACATTAACTTTGTTAGAACTAACAGATGAAGGTACGTGTAATGTTTAATAGCGGCAAAATTTAATGATTGGACCTACCACAGTACCATGTTGGacttcactgagctcctgagggCGACCCATTCTTTCCCAAAtatttgtagaagcagtctgcatgcctaggcgcttgattttatacacctgtggccgtGGAAGTGATTGCACTCTTGAATTCAATGATTTAGTTCGGTGAGTAAATATTTTTGACAATATATTGTATGTAAAAGTGCTAATTCTGCAGAAACTCATATGATAAGTATAAGGTTACCAATACTGTAAACAGCATTTTACTGCTGCAGTTGGTTTGATTCTTAAGTCTACTTGTTTTAGTCGTAGAGGCTGGTTTACAGATTAATTTAAGGAGTCTAGAGAGGATATAGGGAGGATATGCTTCACTGATTTCTATTTATTATTTGGAATTTCCCTTAGTTATTACTTTTTATGAACAACCGGATAATTGTCAGTAggcttgttttggggttttttgtaaaaaatctTAATCCGGAGAGTTACTATTAACTACTGCTGTCAGATAAATATAGTGAAGTACTATTTGCCTATTAAATTTAGTTGAAGTATGAAGCTTCATACTTTACTATACTGACATAGTTACTTCCACCAAGTGTTCATTGTCTTGCTCAAACTTGCAGTTGCTGTAACTTCAGCTCCCTCTGAAGGCCTTAAATCCACATGGGGAGAAGAGTTGGGTATATCTATGTCAGATGACATTTGGTAAATTCCACACCACTCTGCGTTCACCACTCCCTATTAAAATTTAAAGTAGTTCATAGGGCCCATTTATCTAAATCCAAATTATCTAAGATTCATCCTGGCTTAGACCCTCGCTGTAATAGGTGTGGGTCTGATGATGCCAATCACACCCACATGTTTTGGACCTGCCCTGCCTTCGCACATTTTCGGGAGGAGTTTTTTGTACTCTGAACAAGGCTACTGACCTGAAACGGGCTCTTAACCCCCTATTTGCTCTCTTTGCTACAGTGGGGGAGGATGATAAGTATGTTATCGGGGCAAAACATCATTTGCTGTCCTCTGGTTGCCTCTCGGTTAGACGTGCCATTTTGGTAAGGTGGAAGGCTGCTGCCCCGCCCACCCATGTTCAGTGGCTTGCTGATCTCATGTTGTGTCTTAGTCTTAAAAAGATCCACTGCTCCATCCAGAATCATGGTGGCAAATTTGATCAAATCTGGGGTCTTTTTCTGACAAACTTCTCTTGCGTTAACCTTTTTTTTGTAAACTATCTACAATGTCTCAATAAAGTATTTTGAGTAAACTTGCAGTTGCTGTACCTTGTCTGTCAACGTCGGGAAAAGATCCACTCTGAGGAACTTGACGACTAAGCCAGGCATAACACACACCACAGTGGTGAGCAGAACAACCAACCACACACTCTTCTCTGACAGACAGTTACGAGCCGTGCCTGAGGAGGAATAAAAGGAAATGCAATTTTCTCGTATCAACGTAATTTTCTTGCGCGGGCCACACTGAACCAGACTCACCGATAAATGGGAAGCTGCTCGGAAAAATGCCAAATAAGCCGTCGCTCTGCATTGCAAATAATATGGCAAAGTACACCATCAGGCTCCCCCATATGAAGAGGTGATTGACGGCAGTCCAGTAGTGCGTGTCGAGTCCGATCTTGGAGCAGACGTACATCAaaccataataataaaaataagaccCTCTTTTCATTTAGCAGTCCTGTTTTGGCAGTATTTTGTGATATTTACAGTCTCACCTGAACACTTACAACAATGACCAAGGATGTTGCTATGGTGACGGCGAACGCCTGTTGGTCTGAAAAGGAGGAGCCGTCTTCTTTCACCATGAGAGGGAAAGCCCCGTAGGGAATGAAGAAAAGCAGGAATGACGTGGCAACCCCCTGCAGGGTGCACAGGAAAAACTGACGCTTGTTGAAGAGAAGGTTTTGCTGGCCGGGTTTGTACAGACTTGGGTAGCGAAGGCTGTTCGGGTCATTGACGTCctttagaaaacaaacaaagcatgaGTATGATATTATAGactcttttgtttattttaataagaaataaatgatggGAGGATAATGGGGGAAATGTTCTGCAGCAGTTTTATGACAAATGGTCAGTTAAAGCGGATGAGTGTAAagtatacagtggcttgcaaaagtattccacattttgtcacattacagccacaaacaggaATCaatttattggaattccacgtgaatgaccaacacaaagtggtgcacacgtgagaagtggaacgaaaatcacacatgattccaaacattttttacaaataaataactgaaaagtggggtgtgcgtaattattcagccccctgagtcaatactttgtagaaccaccttttgctgcgattacagctgccagtcttttagggtatgtctctaccagctttgcacatctacagactgaaatctttgcccattcttctttgcaaaacagctccagctcagtcagattagatgaacagcagttttcagatcttgccacagattctcgattggatttagatctggactttgactgggccatcctaacacatggatatgttttgttttaaaccatcccattgttgccctggctttatgtttagggttgtTGTCCTGCtagaaggtgaacctccgccccagtctcaagtcttttgcagactccaagaggttttcttccaagattgccctgtatttggcttcatccatcttcccatcaactctgaccagcttccctgtccctgctgaagataAGCACcaccagagcatgatgctgccaccaccatatttgacagtggggatggcgttcagagtgatgtgcagtgttagttttccaccacacatagcgttttgcattttggtctcatctgaccagagcaccttcttccacatgttcgctgtgtcccccacatggcttgtggcaaactgcaaacgggacttcttatggttttctgttaacaatggctttcttcttgccactcttccataaaggccaactttgtgcagtgcacgactaatagttgtcctgtggacagattcccccacctgagctgtagatctctgcagctcgtccagagtcaccatgggcctcttggctgcatttctgatcagcgctcttcTTGTttggcctgtgagtttaggtggacggccttgtcttggtaggtttacagttgtgccatactccttccatttctgaatgatcgcttgaacagcgctccgtgggatgttcaaggcttgggaaatctttttgtagcctaaacctgctttaaatttctcaataactttatccctgacctgtctggtgtgttctttggacttcatggtgttgttgctcccaatattctcttagacaacctctgaggccgtcacagagcagctgtatttgtactgacattagattacacacaggtgcactctgtttagtcattagcactcatcaggcaatgtctatgggtaactgactgcactcagaccaaagggggctgaataattacgcacaccccactttgcagttatttatttgtaaaaaatgtttggaatcatgtatgatttttgttccacttctcacgtgtacaccactttgtattggtctttcaggTGGAATTCCAATatattgattcatgtttgtggctgtaatgtgataaaatgtgggaaagttcaagggggccgaatacttttgcaagccactgtaaattGGGATTAGGAACGCTAATCGCATGGGTTAAATTTAAGCTGCAACCTACTGTAGGGTTAGACTTTTAGGTACGTCTGATGGGTTTATCAATCATGACACAGTGAAAGAGGTCAACAGTAATAAAATATTCACCTGAATGACTTGACAGTATcttgaaaagaagaaacaaaattaAACTATGAAACGGCTCTGGAGCTTACCATTAGAGAGAGATTACTGAAATAAGAAAAAGTTCGATTTTTGTGcaaatttttaaaatatgcatAGCCACATTGAAATAAAACTTAAGTATGCTTTAACTTTGTACAAGAGCTATTATCACCTGATCAAAAAGTCCCATCGCTAGTACTGGCAGCGATGTATAGACAATGTTGAAGAGGGTGATGAACCACTGGTCATACACAGTCTATGGAAAGTGGACATTTTGTTAGAGCAGGGTTTTTTCCAACCATACAGCACAAACATTCAGAAGAGCGAGAGGTCTCGTGCATGAAAATTTCTTTCAGCTCAATATCGGAGAGAACAAAGGGAAgatcagagcagagaggaggacagatGCATCAAGGAAAACAAGACTGAACACAAGCTGGAAGAACATGGATGAAAGTCAGTGACATGGAATAGCTCACTGGTTTCACCTTATTTAGAGTCTATGGTACAATAAGTATAAAAGTACATAACATTCACTTTTTATTCTAAACAAAGGCAGTCTGAATCAAGTACAGTAGCAGTCTGAGCCTATACATTCATGACTACAGGATCACCTGAAACATCCCTAATTTTAAGAGCTATgtaaaagttttaaaagaaaCCTTAAAAGCAGAGAGGGTGTCTGCCTGACAAAGTGCATAGTTGTGCCTgatagctgaaggctctgcctcttCTACTTTTGAAAACTCTACACAGGTAAGCCTGTCTGTGCTGGTGTACCAGGAGAAGGTTTGACAGACTGTATTGTCCCCGGTTGTGAAGACTGTCCTCCAGCAGGGAACACTTAGATTATTTCTTCTGCTCACCACTCTTCCTTCCAGACAAAGTGAACACATCTCCTTCAACTTTAGTCTATTAGGAACAAAATGGACTAGGTCTGTTCCTAAATTAGATAAAAGACACTCCTGACAGGCCTTGTGGCTTCTACAGAGTCAGAAGGAGACACATTTACTCCAGTGGTCCTGAGGTCAGCCTCCGTGACCTCACCACAAAACCAGACCTGACAGTTGGCATGCATAATTGAtttaacacaaacataaaaaaagcttCAAATATGCTTGAAGGCTTCATTACAGTTTTCTTACCTGAGCTGAGAAGCCGCAGAAGAAACCGTACCAGAAGTGCACCAGGGTGAAGGCGAAGTTCTTGTAGAAGAAATATCCCA
The Maylandia zebra isolate NMK-2024a linkage group LG7, Mzebra_GT3a, whole genome shotgun sequence DNA segment above includes these coding regions:
- the galk2 gene encoding N-acetylgalactosamine kinase, with the protein product MATNPPKLKTKIAANERMKNLKETFESKYGESPLFYAFAPGRVNLIGEHIDYCGYSVLPMAIEQNILTAVSLNDSGKIQLANANPKYKDFSVSCSEEIAIDRDDPQWYYYFLCGVKGIQEKFGLNNLAGMSCVVDGTIPPSSGLSSSSALVCCSGLVTMEANQKSLSKVALAEICAKSERYIGTEGGGMDQSISFLAEAGTAKLIEFQPLRATDVKLPDGAVFVISNCCVEMNKAASSHYNIRVVECRIATKMLAQARGVDSSRLLKLAHVQMELKASLEEMLALVAEVLHPEPYSREEICKVLGITSEQFSTELLSANTQDTTQFKLHQRAKHVYGEAARVLQFKSVCDSEPTDATRLLGELMNQSHASCRDLYECSCPELDQLVDICLKSGAVGSRLTGAGWGGCAVSMVPSKKVESFLQAVREEYYLPDPRRAAMEKQSLFVSKPGGGAAIFLEE